A window of Tursiops truncatus isolate mTurTru1 chromosome 8, mTurTru1.mat.Y, whole genome shotgun sequence contains these coding sequences:
- the C8H11orf68 gene encoding UPF0696 protein C11orf68 homolog isoform X1 — translation MAAAAAAAVAGAGRGGGGADPRQERSRARGWAGAERSEGRRMEPGEELEDEDSPGGREDGFTAEHLAAEAMAADMDPWLVFDARTTPATELDAWLAKYPPSQVTRYGDPGSPNSEPVGWIAAYGQGYVPNSGDVQGLQVAWEALQTSGRPITPGTLRQLAITHQVLSGKWLIHLAPGFKLDHAWAGIARAVVEGRLQVAKVSPRAKEGGRQVICVYTDDFTDRLGVLEADAAIRAAGVKCLLTYKPDVYTYLGIYRANRWHLCPTLYESRFQLGGSTRGSRVLDRANNVELT, via the exons atggcggcggcggcggcggcagccgtggcgggggcggggcgcggcggcggcggcgcagaTCCCAGGCAGGAGCGGAGCCGGGCCCGGGGCTGGGCCGGCGCCGAGCGCAGCGAAGGCCGGAG GATGGAACCAGGTGAGGAGCTGGAGGACGAGGACTCTCCAGGTGGTCGTGAAGATGGCTTCACTGCTGAGCACCTGGCTGCAGAGGCCATGGCAGCTGACATGGACCCCTGGCTGGTGTTTGACGCCCGCACCACACCTGCCACAGAGCTGGATGCCTGGTTGGCCAAGTACCCACCATCCCAAGTTACCCGCTACGGGGACCCTGGCTCGCCCAACTCTGAGCCCGTGGGCTGGATTGCAGCATACGGGCAGGGCTATGTCCCCAACTCGGGTGATGTGCAGGGCCTGCAGGTAGCCTGGGAGGCTCTGCAGACTAGCGGGCGGCCCATCACGCCAGGTACCCTGCGCCAGTTGGCCATCACCCACCAGGTGCTCTCTGGCAAATGGCTGATACACCTGGCACCTGGCTTCAAGCTGGACCACGCCTGGGCTGGCATTGCTCGAGCCGTGGTCGAGGGCCGGCTTCAGGTGGCCAAGGTGAGCCCACGGGCCAAGGAGGGTGGGCGGCAGGTCATCTGTGTTTATACAGACGACTTCACGGACCGCTTGGGTGTACTGGAAGCAGATGCAGCCATCCGTGCAGCAGGCGTTAAGTGTCTGCTCACCTACAAACCTGACGTCTACACCTACCTGGGCATCTACCGGGCCAACCGCTGGCACCTCTGCCCCACTCTCTATGAGAGCCGTTTCCAGCTTGGGGGCAGCACCCGTGGTTCCCGTGTGCTGGACCGTGCCAACAATGTGGAACTGACCTAG
- the C8H11orf68 gene encoding UPF0696 protein C11orf68 homolog isoform X2, whose protein sequence is MEPGEELEDEDSPGGREDGFTAEHLAAEAMAADMDPWLVFDARTTPATELDAWLAKYPPSQVTRYGDPGSPNSEPVGWIAAYGQGYVPNSGDVQGLQVAWEALQTSGRPITPGTLRQLAITHQVLSGKWLIHLAPGFKLDHAWAGIARAVVEGRLQVAKVSPRAKEGGRQVICVYTDDFTDRLGVLEADAAIRAAGVKCLLTYKPDVYTYLGIYRANRWHLCPTLYESRFQLGGSTRGSRVLDRANNVELT, encoded by the coding sequence ATGGAACCAGGTGAGGAGCTGGAGGACGAGGACTCTCCAGGTGGTCGTGAAGATGGCTTCACTGCTGAGCACCTGGCTGCAGAGGCCATGGCAGCTGACATGGACCCCTGGCTGGTGTTTGACGCCCGCACCACACCTGCCACAGAGCTGGATGCCTGGTTGGCCAAGTACCCACCATCCCAAGTTACCCGCTACGGGGACCCTGGCTCGCCCAACTCTGAGCCCGTGGGCTGGATTGCAGCATACGGGCAGGGCTATGTCCCCAACTCGGGTGATGTGCAGGGCCTGCAGGTAGCCTGGGAGGCTCTGCAGACTAGCGGGCGGCCCATCACGCCAGGTACCCTGCGCCAGTTGGCCATCACCCACCAGGTGCTCTCTGGCAAATGGCTGATACACCTGGCACCTGGCTTCAAGCTGGACCACGCCTGGGCTGGCATTGCTCGAGCCGTGGTCGAGGGCCGGCTTCAGGTGGCCAAGGTGAGCCCACGGGCCAAGGAGGGTGGGCGGCAGGTCATCTGTGTTTATACAGACGACTTCACGGACCGCTTGGGTGTACTGGAAGCAGATGCAGCCATCCGTGCAGCAGGCGTTAAGTGTCTGCTCACCTACAAACCTGACGTCTACACCTACCTGGGCATCTACCGGGCCAACCGCTGGCACCTCTGCCCCACTCTCTATGAGAGCCGTTTCCAGCTTGGGGGCAGCACCCGTGGTTCCCGTGTGCTGGACCGTGCCAACAATGTGGAACTGACCTAG
- the DRAP1 gene encoding dr1-associated corepressor: MPSKKKKYNARFPPARIKKIMQTDEEIGKVAAAVPVIISRALELFLESLLKKACQVTQSRNAKTMTTSHLKQCIELEQQFDFLKDLVASVPDMQGDGEENHMDGDKGPRRGRKPGSSNRKNGGMGSKGKDKKLSGTDSEQEDESEDTDTDGEEETPQAPPQASHPPVHFQSPPTPFMPFTSSLPLPPAPPGPSAPDAEDEEDYDS, from the exons ATGCCGAGCAAGAAGAAGAAGTACAACGCGCGGTTCCCGCCG GCACGGATCAAGAAGATCATGCAGACGGATGAAGAGATTGGGAAGGTGGCGGCGGCTGTGCCTGTCATCATCT CTCGGGCGCTCGAGCTTTTCCTGGAGTCACTGTTGAAGAAGGCCTGCCAAGTGACCCAGTCCCGAAACGCCAAGACCATGACCACGTCCCACCT gaagcagTGCATTGAGCTGGAGCAGCAATTTGACTTCTTGAAGGACCTGGTGGCATCTGTGCCTGACATGCAGGGGGACGGGGAAGAAAATCACATGGATGGGGACAAGGGTCCCCGCAG GGGCCGGAAGCCAGGGAGCAGCAACCGGAAGAATGGTGGGATGGGAAGCAAGGGCAAGGACAAGAAGCTGTCGGGCACAGACTCGGAGCAGGAG GATGAGTCTGAGGATACAGATACTGACGGCGAAGAGGAGACACcacaggccccaccccaggccagccACCCCCCTGTCCACTTTCAGAG CCCCCCGACACCCTTCATGCCCTTCACCTCGTCTCTGCCTCTACCCCCAGCACCCCCAGGCCCCTCAGCACCTGACGCAGAGGATGAAGAGGATTATGACTCCTAG